The following nucleotide sequence is from Alkalihalobacillus sp. LMS39.
TTTTGAATTTATCCCATAAATCATCGGTGGCCTTACAATTACAATATTGAAATTTTCATCCTGTAATGACATTATCCCTTCTTCTGCTTGTAACTTACTCTTCCCATAAAAATTACTAGGATTAGGCACTGTATTTTCATCAATCACTCTTAACTCTTTGCTACTATCACCATAAACAATAATACTACTTAGAAAAATGAATTGTTTAACTCCATCTTCTTTAGCCTTTTTCGCTACATCGATTGTCAAGTCTCGATTCACTTTATAATATAACTCTTCCATCGATGGATCTGTTGAAACATGCGCAATCCCAGCCACATGTAGGATCACATCATATTTTGAAAAGTTTACTTCCTTCCACGTGTCATCCCGCAAACTAATTTTATCTATAGCATATTCATTTGGGTAATGTTGAAGCCATTCTTCAAAACTATTGCCTACATAACTGTTTACACCTGTAATTAGTATGTTTTTCACTCTGCTACATTCCCTTTAACTTTTGTCGTTTGTTTCTTTCCTGCTGTAGTTCCTGTTCCACCTTCTACTACTCCATCACTTTTTACTACACTAATAATCGTTCCGAAAAAGCATTTTACATCCATGACGATTCCGATATTTTTAATATATTGACCGTCTAATTCTGCTTTAACTTCAATAGGCAGCTCGTCTCTTCCATTAATTTGAGCCCATCCCGTAAGACCAGGGCGAACATCATTCGCACGATATTTATCTCTTTCAGAAATGAGATCAAACTGATTCCACAATGCCGGTCTAGGACCAATAATACTCATTTCCCCAACGAATATATTCCAAATTTGCGGTAATTCATCTAAAGACGTTTTCCGTAAGAATTTCCCCATTTTTGTAATATACT
It contains:
- a CDS encoding NAD-dependent epimerase/dehydratase family protein, whose amino-acid sequence is MKNILITGVNSYVGNSFEEWLQHYPNEYAIDKISLRDDTWKEVNFSKYDVILHVAGIAHVSTDPSMEELYYKVNRDLTIDVAKKAKEDGVKQFIFLSSIIVYGDSSKELRVIDENTVPNPSNFYGKSKLQAEEGIMSLQDENFNIVIVRPPMIYGINSKGNYRRLSKLAKKTPVFPSYNNQRSVIYIDNLCEFIRLLIINEDRGLFFPQNEVYMNTSNLVYIIGKLNGKKIRLTKVFNPLISILVKKSSIFNKVFGDLKYDMKVSKYKDAYIIKDFPNSIKEVENK
- a CDS encoding sugar transferase, with amino-acid sequence MYMNLKRVMDIILSLIGMIVLSPIFLFLIIAIKLDSKGPVLFKQKRIGINKSHFYILKFRTMRIDTPKDTPTHLLGNPDQYITKMGKFLRKTSLDELPQIWNIFVGEMSIIGPRPALWNQFDLISERDKYRANDVRPGLTGWAQINGRDELPIEVKAELDGQYIKNIGIVMDVKCFFGTIISVVKSDGVVEGGTGTTAGKKQTTKVKGNVAE